In one window of Photobacterium leiognathi DNA:
- a CDS encoding IS4 family transposase yields the protein MTYIEPTLWAQKQFGQADLNDPRRTQRLVALATSLAEQPGIPISKLIISPADMEGAYRFIRNDQIKAEDIAEAGFYVTAQEAFEQQTLLALEDTTSLSYSHHSIQDTLGHSNQGNRHRAMFVHSTLLFAPETHTVVGLIEQQRWTRDIEKRGQRHQHATRPYKEKESYKWEQASRHVAERLGEKMSEVISVCDREADLFEYLTYKHEQQQRFIVRSMQSRCIEEHDNRLYDYASKLLSAGSKELKIPQKGGRKSRTAHLDIKYAPVTLKSPANKKEFDNISLYYVGCIEQGESDDKLAWHLLTSEPVTNKEEALNIVSYYERRWLIEDFHKVWKSEGTQVEQLRMQSKDNLERLSVILAFIATRLLQLRFMNESKELSSSCCERVLKGKAWKLMWLKLEKKKLPKEAPNISWAYKSIARLGGWKDTKRTGRASVKTLWQGWFRLQTILEGYELAKSLEHNDL from the coding sequence ATGACCTATATAGAACCAACTCTTTGGGCTCAAAAACAATTCGGTCAAGCCGATCTTAATGACCCAAGACGCACTCAAAGACTCGTTGCTCTAGCTACCTCTCTGGCTGAACAACCTGGTATCCCTATCTCAAAACTCATCATCTCCCCAGCCGATATGGAAGGGGCTTATCGCTTTATTCGTAATGACCAAATCAAAGCAGAAGATATTGCAGAAGCTGGATTCTATGTCACAGCACAAGAAGCTTTTGAACAACAAACACTGCTTGCATTGGAAGATACCACTTCTCTAAGTTACTCACATCACAGCATACAAGATACACTCGGGCATTCCAATCAAGGTAATCGACACCGAGCAATGTTCGTTCATTCAACGTTGCTTTTTGCTCCCGAAACTCACACTGTAGTTGGTTTAATCGAACAACAACGCTGGACCCGAGATATTGAAAAACGTGGTCAAAGACACCAGCATGCAACTCGACCATACAAAGAAAAAGAAAGTTATAAATGGGAACAAGCATCTCGCCATGTTGCAGAGCGACTAGGCGAGAAAATGTCAGAGGTTATTTCTGTATGTGATAGAGAAGCCGATTTATTCGAGTACCTCACTTACAAGCACGAGCAACAACAACGATTTATCGTTCGCTCAATGCAAAGTCGCTGTATCGAGGAGCATGATAATCGTCTTTATGACTACGCTTCCAAGTTGTTATCAGCAGGAAGCAAAGAGCTAAAAATACCGCAAAAAGGCGGTCGTAAGTCCCGCACGGCTCATCTAGACATCAAATATGCTCCCGTGACACTTAAGTCTCCCGCTAATAAAAAAGAGTTCGATAATATCTCTCTCTACTATGTTGGATGTATAGAGCAAGGTGAGAGTGACGACAAGCTCGCATGGCATTTACTGACATCAGAGCCTGTAACGAACAAAGAGGAAGCACTTAACATCGTCAGTTATTATGAGCGTCGTTGGCTGATAGAAGATTTTCACAAGGTTTGGAAAAGTGAAGGCACGCAAGTTGAACAACTGAGAATGCAAAGTAAAGATAACTTAGAAAGGCTCAGTGTTATTTTGGCATTTATTGCTACTCGTTTACTCCAGTTAAGATTTATGAACGAATCTAAAGAGTTATCTAGTAGCTGTTGTGAACGGGTGTTAAAAGGTAAAGCGTGGAAGCTTATGTGGTTAAAATTGGAGAAGAAAAAGCTGCCCAAAGAAGCACCAAATATATCGTGGGCTTACAAAAGTATTGCACGGTTAGGTGGTTGGAAAGATACCAAGCGGACGGGTCGCGCTTCTGTAAAGACATTATGGCAAGGATGGTTTAGGTTACAAACCATCCTTGAAGGATATGAACTAGCTAAGTCTCTTGAACACAATGACTTGTGA
- the ychF gene encoding redox-regulated ATPase YchF, translated as MGFKCGIVGLPNVGKSTLFNALTKAGIEAANFPFCTIEPNTGVVPVPDPRMDALAVFVKPERILPTTMEFVDIAGLVAGASKGEGLGNKFLANIRETDAIGHVVRCFENDNIVHVAGRIDPLEDMDIINLELAMADLDTCERAIQRLAKRAKGGDNDAKFEIKVLEKMLPHLTEGGMLRALELTKEEKVAIDYLHFLTLKPTMYIANVNEDGFENNPFLDAVMERAAQENAVVVPVCAAIESEIAELDDADREEFLADLGIEEPGLNRVIRSGYELLSLQTYFTAGVKEVRAWTIPVGATAPKAAGVIHTDFEKGFIRAEVIGYDDYINCGGEAGAKEAGKWRLEGKEYIVKDGDVVHFRFNV; from the coding sequence ATGGGTTTTAAATGCGGTATCGTAGGTCTACCAAACGTTGGTAAGTCAACTCTATTCAACGCCTTAACTAAAGCGGGCATTGAAGCAGCAAACTTCCCGTTCTGTACTATTGAACCAAACACAGGTGTAGTACCTGTTCCAGATCCTCGTATGGATGCTCTAGCAGTTTTCGTTAAACCAGAACGTATTCTGCCAACGACAATGGAATTTGTTGATATCGCGGGCCTAGTTGCTGGTGCATCTAAAGGTGAAGGTCTAGGTAACAAATTCCTAGCTAACATCCGTGAAACAGATGCAATTGGTCACGTTGTTCGTTGTTTCGAAAACGACAATATCGTACACGTTGCTGGTCGTATCGATCCGCTAGAAGACATGGATATCATCAACCTTGAGCTAGCAATGGCTGACTTAGACACTTGTGAGCGTGCTATTCAGCGTTTAGCTAAGCGTGCTAAAGGTGGTGACAACGATGCTAAATTCGAAATCAAAGTACTAGAGAAAATGCTACCTCACCTAACTGAGGGTGGCATGCTACGTGCGCTTGAGCTAACTAAAGAAGAAAAAGTAGCAATTGATTACCTGCACTTCCTAACGCTTAAGCCAACCATGTACATTGCTAACGTAAACGAAGATGGTTTTGAAAATAACCCATTCCTAGACGCAGTAATGGAACGTGCGGCACAAGAAAATGCCGTTGTTGTTCCTGTATGTGCGGCAATCGAGTCTGAAATTGCAGAGCTTGATGATGCTGATCGTGAAGAGTTCCTAGCTGATCTTGGTATCGAAGAGCCGGGTCTAAACCGCGTGATCCGTTCTGGCTACGAGCTACTTTCACTGCAAACTTACTTCACTGCTGGTGTGAAAGAAGTTCGTGCATGGACTATCCCTGTAGGTGCAACAGCACCAAAAGCGGCTGGTGTGATCCACACAGACTTCGAAAAAGGTTTCATCCGTGCTGAAGTTATCGGTTACGACGACTACATCAACTGTGGTGGTGAAGCTGGTGCTAAAGAAGCAGGCAAATGGCGTCTAGAAGGTAAAGAATACATCGTTAAAGATGGTGACGTTGTTCACTTCCGCTTCAACGTGTAA